In a genomic window of Dehalococcoidia bacterium:
- a CDS encoding ornithine cyclodeaminase family protein, whose amino-acid sequence MTLILTDQDVALAHPMEDCIESMETAFRDYGANTAVNIPRVRYISKTTNPNMIYGSNIHIGTTPSYDTAAIRIGGSARGTQPNAQGSQSAKYDNRNWGFICLIDMQTGQPLAFIQEFFLSGIRVGATSGVAAKYLAAPQASTIGMFGSGKLARTDLEALVKVRPIKKVKIYSPTKEHREQFAKEMSQSLEIDIEPVDNPQLAMLDMDIVCCATNAGYISGKPVFDGNWLEPGQFVISLQNSDPNFKKTEVDELTFQRSSLICINDRESVYANGQLELLDPIEKGVISWDKIITLGEIVCGSASVDHKPDDIVYYKNSTGMGIQMAAAGALIYRNAKKMGLGHEIPTDWFGSDLTDWYAKGFFPSA is encoded by the coding sequence TGCTAATACGGCAGTTAATATTCCCAGAGTACGGTACATTAGTAAAACAACAAACCCTAATATGATTTATGGTTCGAATATTCATATAGGAACAACTCCGAGCTACGATACTGCTGCCATTCGCATTGGTGGAAGCGCTCGAGGAACTCAGCCTAATGCACAAGGTTCTCAATCGGCAAAATATGATAACCGTAATTGGGGGTTTATCTGCTTAATTGATATGCAGACAGGGCAGCCTTTGGCATTTATTCAAGAATTTTTTCTTTCAGGAATACGTGTAGGTGCAACTTCTGGCGTTGCAGCTAAATACTTAGCTGCACCTCAAGCTTCTACTATCGGAATGTTTGGTAGCGGTAAATTGGCACGGACGGATTTGGAAGCTCTGGTAAAAGTTAGACCTATTAAAAAAGTGAAAATTTACAGTCCAACAAAAGAGCATAGAGAGCAATTTGCAAAAGAAATGTCTCAGTCGTTGGAAATTGATATTGAGCCTGTAGACAATCCGCAACTTGCAATGCTTGATATGGATATCGTTTGTTGTGCTACTAATGCGGGATACATATCAGGAAAACCTGTATTTGATGGGAATTGGCTTGAACCCGGCCAGTTTGTCATCTCACTCCAGAATAGTGACCCCAATTTCAAAAAGACTGAGGTCGATGAATTAACTTTCCAAAGGAGTTCTCTTATTTGTATAAATGATCGTGAAAGTGTTTATGCAAATGGCCAGCTGGAGCTGCTTGACCCAATAGAAAAGGGAGTTATTTCGTGGGATAAAATTATTACCCTTGGGGAAATTGTATGTGGTAGCGCATCGGTTGATCATAAGCCAGACGATATCGTCTATTATAAAAACAGTACCGGAATGGGCATTCAAATGGCTGCTGCGGGTGCGTTAATTTACCGAAACGCTAAGAAAATGGGCCTTGGCCACGAGATTCCTACTGATTGGTTTGGTAGCGATTTGACTGATTGGTATGCAAAAGGCTTTTTCCCTTCCGCTTGA
- the typA gene encoding translational GTPase TypA, translated as MTETNQTHLRNIAIVAHVDHGKTSLVDAMLHYSHVFRPDQQVENLIMDSDPQERERGITILAKNTGIQYGNVTINIIDTPGHADFSGEVERVVNMADGCLLVVDAVEGPMPQTRYVLRIALQQGLRPIVVINKIDRDTADPDSVLSAVQDLFLELATDVNQLDFPVLYASARDQYTLIDREDSPQDMAPLFETIIHRMPSPYVDAEGAFQLLVAALDYDNYLGQIVVGRVSRGSIKKNQQIALISSGDRVTTFKAERLFTFRDLARKDIESASAGEIIAISGLKDVQIGDTVASPDNPEPLARMKVEEPTVRMTFAVNTSPFSGRDGQYATSRMLWDRLQRELQTNVALRVERTESADEFLVSGRGELHLSVLIEKMRREGIEFQVSRPEAVTKIIDKVLHEPYEMLHLETRDDYIGIVTEDLSNRLAIMTDMQNDGSGNIRLNFRLPTRGLIGFQSFFLRATRGNGLMNTEFLGMEPVSGDIKSIRSGALVCSETGFAVTYGLQNAQERAETFVEPQTPVYKGMIVGRHNRDRDMDFNICKERKITNMRSATQEIVERLAPAIQFSLEEALGFINEDELIEITPKNIRMRKRILDPDERYRVLRNKAKAR; from the coding sequence ATGACTGAAACTAATCAAACTCATTTGAGAAATATTGCGATTGTTGCCCATGTTGATCATGGTAAAACCAGCTTGGTCGATGCGATGCTTCATTACAGCCATGTATTCCGACCTGATCAGCAAGTTGAAAATTTAATCATGGATTCAGATCCTCAAGAGAGGGAGAGAGGGATAACAATCCTCGCTAAGAATACGGGAATACAATACGGGAATGTGACCATTAACATAATTGATACACCTGGCCATGCTGATTTTAGCGGAGAGGTAGAGCGGGTAGTTAATATGGCTGATGGTTGCCTCTTGGTGGTGGATGCAGTGGAAGGCCCGATGCCACAAACTCGTTATGTATTACGCATAGCATTGCAGCAAGGATTGAGGCCAATTGTGGTCATTAATAAAATTGATAGAGATACCGCCGACCCAGACTCTGTACTTTCTGCTGTTCAAGATCTTTTTCTTGAACTTGCTACCGACGTAAATCAATTAGATTTCCCTGTACTCTATGCATCTGCTAGAGATCAATACACATTAATTGATAGAGAAGATAGCCCCCAGGACATGGCACCTTTATTTGAAACGATAATTCACCGAATGCCGTCTCCTTATGTGGACGCCGAAGGCGCATTTCAATTACTCGTTGCTGCTCTGGATTATGATAATTATTTAGGCCAGATTGTCGTCGGCCGGGTCTCCCGCGGATCTATCAAAAAAAACCAACAGATAGCTTTGATTTCATCAGGTGATCGAGTTACGACATTTAAAGCAGAGCGTTTATTTACGTTTCGAGATTTGGCGCGAAAAGATATTGAGAGTGCATCTGCAGGTGAAATAATTGCAATTTCGGGATTAAAAGACGTCCAAATTGGTGACACTGTTGCTTCTCCAGATAACCCTGAGCCACTAGCCAGGATGAAAGTAGAAGAGCCTACAGTCCGAATGACATTTGCGGTAAACACATCACCCTTTTCGGGTCGCGATGGACAATATGCGACATCACGCATGCTGTGGGATCGGCTACAACGTGAATTACAAACTAACGTAGCTTTACGGGTGGAAAGAACTGAAAGCGCTGATGAGTTTCTCGTTAGCGGTCGAGGAGAGCTACACCTTTCAGTTCTTATAGAAAAAATGAGGAGAGAAGGTATAGAATTTCAGGTTTCTCGGCCTGAAGCAGTCACTAAAATTATCGACAAAGTATTGCATGAGCCATATGAAATGCTTCATTTGGAAACTCGTGATGATTACATTGGGATAGTGACAGAAGATCTCTCTAATAGGCTTGCAATCATGACTGATATGCAAAATGACGGATCCGGTAATATACGATTAAATTTTCGCTTGCCCACCAGAGGACTCATTGGGTTTCAAAGCTTCTTCCTCCGTGCGACAAGGGGTAACGGCTTAATGAATACCGAGTTCCTAGGTATGGAACCTGTTTCTGGGGATATAAAATCAATTCGCTCGGGGGCTCTTGTCTGCTCAGAAACCGGGTTTGCGGTGACCTACGGTTTGCAAAATGCACAGGAAAGAGCAGAGACTTTCGTAGAGCCTCAAACTCCAGTCTACAAAGGGATGATTGTTGGTAGACACAACAGGGATCGCGATATGGACTTCAATATTTGTAAGGAACGAAAAATTACAAATATGCGCTCTGCAACCCAAGAAATTGTGGAGCGATTAGCACCGGCAATTCAGTTCAGCCTGGAAGAAGCGCTTGGCTTTATCAATGAAGACGAGCTTATCGAAATTACACCAAAAAACATCCGAATGCGCAAACGCATTCTCGACCCTGACGAACGCTACAGAGTTTTGAGAAACAAAGCTAAGGCTAGATAA